A genomic stretch from Falco cherrug isolate bFalChe1 chromosome 1, bFalChe1.pri, whole genome shotgun sequence includes:
- the RWDD4 gene encoding RWD domain-containing protein 4 isoform X2, with the protein MAANEDQEIGESGDPKAFLIEVSWPETYPQTAPVISMDAFFNNTISSAIKQSILDKLMVEVEANLGTAMTYTLFEYAKDNKEVFMENQPVNTVTSVSNSIATGTPDAPASKKKDKKEQLSKTQKRKLADKTDKKGELPRGWNWVDVIKHVSIFKLPFILMLKRFARNSMKRCSFGIRIYIFLKCLVWSTRVRL; encoded by the exons ATGGCGGCCAACGAGGACCAGGAG aTAGGTGAAAGTGGAGATCCCAAAGCCTTTCTAATAGAAGTTTCTTGGCCAGAAACATATCCACAAACAGCACCAGTCATATCGATGGATGCGTTCTTCAACAACACAAT ATCTTCAGCTATTAAGCAAAGTATATTGGATAAGTTAATGGTAGAAGTTGAAGCGAATCTTGGAACTGCTATGACATACACACTTTTTGAATATGCCAAAGATAATAAAGAGGTGTTCATGGAAAATCAGCCTGTAAACACTGTG ACTTCAGTAAGCAATAGTATTGCAACTGGAACTCCTGATGCACCagcaagtaagaaaaaagataaaaaggagcAGTTATCCAAAACCCAGAAACGAAAACTAGCTGATAAAacag ATAAGAAAGGGGAGCTTCCACGAGGATGGAACTGGGTAGACGTAATTAAG CATGTAAGTATTTTCAAgttaccttttattttaatgttgaaaAGATTTGCAAGAAATAGTATGAAACGTTGCTCATTTGGGATTCGTATTTACATATTTCTCAAATGCTTAGTGTGGAGTACTAGAGTCAGACTTTGA
- the RWDD4 gene encoding RWD domain-containing protein 4 isoform X1, with protein MAANEDQEMELEALRSIYEGDLCFRELSPVSFQYRIGESGDPKAFLIEVSWPETYPQTAPVISMDAFFNNTISSAIKQSILDKLMVEVEANLGTAMTYTLFEYAKDNKEVFMENQPVNTVTSVSNSIATGTPDAPASKKKDKKEQLSKTQKRKLADKTDKKGELPRGWNWVDVIKHVSIFKLPFILMLKRFARNSMKRCSFGIRIYIFLKCLVWSTRVRL; from the exons ATGGCGGCCAACGAGGACCAGGAG ATGGAGCTGGAAGCGCTGCGCTCAATCTACGAGGGAGATCTGTGCTTCAGGGAGCTTAGCCCCGTTTCCTTCCAGTACAGG aTAGGTGAAAGTGGAGATCCCAAAGCCTTTCTAATAGAAGTTTCTTGGCCAGAAACATATCCACAAACAGCACCAGTCATATCGATGGATGCGTTCTTCAACAACACAAT ATCTTCAGCTATTAAGCAAAGTATATTGGATAAGTTAATGGTAGAAGTTGAAGCGAATCTTGGAACTGCTATGACATACACACTTTTTGAATATGCCAAAGATAATAAAGAGGTGTTCATGGAAAATCAGCCTGTAAACACTGTG ACTTCAGTAAGCAATAGTATTGCAACTGGAACTCCTGATGCACCagcaagtaagaaaaaagataaaaaggagcAGTTATCCAAAACCCAGAAACGAAAACTAGCTGATAAAacag ATAAGAAAGGGGAGCTTCCACGAGGATGGAACTGGGTAGACGTAATTAAG CATGTAAGTATTTTCAAgttaccttttattttaatgttgaaaAGATTTGCAAGAAATAGTATGAAACGTTGCTCATTTGGGATTCGTATTTACATATTTCTCAAATGCTTAGTGTGGAGTACTAGAGTCAGACTTTGA